The following proteins come from a genomic window of Burkholderia sp. PAMC 26561:
- a CDS encoding antirestriction protein: MLKGEFLVYGWLGKLSEDYGGGLWNFYDLSNGGFYMAPCDEKRFKIDVSGNYFSGEMSADAAGIVASLFAQCDLANRYGIDKLINQYHWLRDFAIQHAESNLIMRAID; the protein is encoded by the coding sequence ATGCTGAAAGGGGAGTTTCTGGTGTACGGATGGCTAGGGAAGCTGTCAGAAGACTATGGTGGAGGGCTTTGGAACTTCTATGACTTGTCAAACGGTGGTTTTTATATGGCTCCGTGCGATGAGAAACGATTTAAAATCGACGTATCGGGAAATTATTTCTCAGGCGAAATGAGCGCCGATGCCGCAGGTATTGTGGCATCGCTATTTGCCCAATGCGATTTGGCCAATCGATACGGCATCGATAAACTCATCAATCAGTATCATTGGCTTCGCGATTTCGCGATTCAACATGCGGAATCTAATTTGATCATGAGGGCCATCGACTAG
- a CDS encoding DUF4236 domain-containing protein produces MGWGFRKSIKIAPGIRINLSKSGTSTSLGGKGFTYNTRGRITTSIPGTGIRYTTSLKGEKKNRREIHYAPANTGTGYMNTENLSKREQATQDFVHKVQSRTTSALLQYFLSHGVYVHDADIGDAVTLEEHRPFLNTLAQDWALTTKAIKLAIDIGTVSLAEKEKAMLALYELEHKCAAARGLRGELQAAASALLVRVQAWPRVPRFVGPLFAALLGCFLMAVLSVPMGLALTGFALAYGGYKTFSFTRKKAVASAAIKEASEWFESQLTVEVTPRPAVHSGNDHVPLKAAASAAVTVVAVVLTLIMYSHHSALHGEGEQVTLQSDAITQATSGTNGAVPAASTVAAPIAAHSVQDFSWLVGKYPSDVVNDKRFRSAFNGISRSDWKKISERLAVTNSAGIQSQGGYLVAQGCKEHECSTEQAAFAINEATGKGVMVLKQTLNSADNAFKKVYPWPDLLVRATPLSGWAQENGAVPAVGDSVATDTAPAASFQQTSFDCTKARSVAEHIICSDAELASDDVQLAAIYAKAKAVADDPAAFRERTRAQWNYREHQCHERECLIRWYADQSVALAAIAETGKVNEQ; encoded by the coding sequence GGGGCTTCAGGAAAAGTATAAAAATTGCGCCCGGTATTCGCATCAATCTCAGCAAGAGCGGAACTAGCACGTCTCTTGGTGGAAAGGGCTTCACATACAACACACGTGGACGCATCACCACAAGTATTCCGGGTACCGGAATCAGATATACGACAAGTTTGAAGGGCGAGAAAAAGAACCGTCGGGAGATTCACTACGCACCTGCGAACACAGGTACTGGATATATGAATACTGAGAATCTATCAAAAAGGGAACAGGCCACGCAGGATTTCGTTCACAAGGTGCAGTCACGCACAACGAGTGCGTTACTACAGTATTTTCTCTCGCATGGCGTTTATGTTCACGATGCTGACATCGGCGATGCGGTAACGCTCGAGGAGCACCGGCCGTTCCTCAACACACTCGCTCAAGACTGGGCGCTGACAACGAAAGCCATCAAGCTGGCCATAGATATTGGTACGGTTTCGCTTGCCGAGAAAGAGAAAGCGATGCTGGCTCTCTACGAGTTGGAGCACAAATGTGCGGCGGCTCGTGGACTTCGCGGCGAACTGCAGGCAGCCGCGAGCGCACTTCTGGTCAGAGTGCAGGCGTGGCCAAGAGTCCCTAGATTTGTTGGTCCTTTGTTTGCGGCGCTGTTGGGATGTTTCCTAATGGCTGTCCTTAGCGTGCCTATGGGGCTCGCTTTGACAGGATTTGCGCTTGCCTACGGTGGATACAAGACATTCAGTTTCACGCGTAAGAAGGCGGTGGCCTCCGCCGCTATTAAGGAGGCGAGCGAGTGGTTTGAGTCCCAACTTACAGTGGAGGTGACGCCGCGGCCAGCGGTCCATTCGGGCAATGACCACGTTCCGCTCAAGGCGGCGGCGTCCGCCGCAGTTACCGTGGTGGCGGTTGTCTTGACCCTCATCATGTATTCGCACCATAGCGCTCTTCATGGCGAGGGTGAGCAGGTGACGCTCCAGTCCGACGCGATAACGCAGGCCACCTCCGGTACTAATGGCGCGGTGCCCGCTGCTAGCACGGTCGCGGCACCTATTGCAGCTCATTCGGTCCAGGACTTCAGCTGGCTTGTTGGTAAGTATCCTTCTGACGTCGTGAACGACAAACGATTCCGCTCTGCATTCAACGGCATTTCGCGATCTGACTGGAAAAAAATCTCTGAACGGCTCGCCGTGACCAACTCAGCGGGCATCCAGTCGCAAGGCGGCTATCTGGTCGCGCAGGGTTGCAAGGAACATGAGTGCAGCACTGAGCAGGCCGCTTTTGCCATCAATGAAGCGACCGGCAAAGGGGTTATGGTCTTGAAGCAAACGCTAAATTCCGCGGATAACGCCTTCAAAAAGGTGTACCCATGGCCTGACCTGCTTGTGCGTGCGACACCGCTGTCGGGTTGGGCACAGGAAAACGGCGCAGTGCCCGCTGTAGGCGATTCGGTGGCGACGGACACAGCTCCGGCGGCCTCTTTCCAGCAAACCAGTTTTGATTGCACGAAGGCTCGTTCTGTCGCCGAGCACATCATTTGCAGCGACGCCGAGCTGGCATCGGACGATGTTCAGTTGGCAGCAATCTATGCCAAGGCAAAAGCCGTTGCGGATGACCCAGCTGCATTCAGAGAGCGGACTCGGGCCCAGTGGAATTACCGTGAGCACCAATGCCATGAGCGCGAATGCCTAATCCGGTGGTACGCCGACCAGAGTGTTGCGCTTGCAGCGATTGCCGAGACCGGTAAGGTTAATGAGCAATAG
- a CDS encoding type II toxin-antitoxin system RelE/ParE family toxin translates to MENIKTLRWIASSKKDLKAMPEVVQDTFGFALHQAQIGLKHVDAKALKGFGSAGVLEVVESAEGGTYRAVYTVRFADAVYVLHCFQKKATHGIATPKPDMDLIRDRLKIAEELAKERK, encoded by the coding sequence ATGGAAAACATCAAGACTCTGCGCTGGATAGCGTCTTCCAAGAAAGACCTGAAAGCGATGCCCGAAGTCGTACAAGACACTTTTGGATTCGCGCTGCATCAGGCCCAGATAGGTCTTAAACACGTGGACGCGAAGGCGCTCAAGGGATTTGGTTCTGCGGGAGTGCTTGAAGTGGTCGAATCGGCGGAAGGCGGGACTTACCGGGCGGTCTACACGGTGCGTTTTGCCGACGCGGTGTATGTGCTGCATTGCTTTCAAAAGAAAGCGACCCACGGAATCGCGACACCGAAGCCGGATATGGACCTGATCAGAGATAGACTCAAGATCGCGGAAGAACTTGCCAAGGAAAGGAAATGA
- a CDS encoding helix-turn-helix domain-containing protein, with protein sequence MTDYEESSGNVYTDLGLADAEEMLVKAQLASKIGEIIKGRRWTQQQAAEVLGMTQPKLSNLLRGQFRGVSEAKMLECLAKLGRDVKIVVGPARRSTKPGHVEVVFAA encoded by the coding sequence ATGACCGACTACGAAGAAAGCAGCGGCAATGTCTATACTGACTTAGGATTGGCCGATGCGGAGGAAATGCTAGTCAAGGCGCAACTCGCCTCAAAGATTGGCGAGATCATCAAGGGCCGCCGATGGACGCAACAGCAAGCAGCGGAAGTGCTGGGCATGACACAACCCAAGCTGTCCAATTTGCTGCGCGGTCAATTCCGTGGTGTTAGTGAAGCGAAGATGCTCGAATGTCTCGCCAAACTTGGGCGTGACGTAAAAATCGTTGTCGGCCCGGCACGCCGTTCGACCAAACCGGGCCATGTTGAAGTGGTGTTTGCTGCATAG
- a CDS encoding tyrosine-type recombinase/integrase, which yields MARIIRAAACNPGIPAGFPILLSDRMAIIEPAFSYLFELATIPGRSHAAETVRTYAEHLHDWFDSLEQSGLEWQAIGEATIAAYRNRMLENPSPHTGRPYARSTVNDRIHTVCRFYKWARDRGRIEELPFHFVDVRVSAERRHSFLGHLHTGALVVSANALTVSEHERLPRPLRVDQLQLLFARLAMPYRLIAEWALVTGMRRKELCGLSVFQIPETAHFDADYRPLIGVALTITKGDRPRTAYPPIRLVDCTHRYIDEIRTPQIRALCRQHSDYRPPDALFLNSQGAAITRERMSAVFNEAFRAAGLSGSVHWLRHTFAMTMLVRLQRQALLKPDINPLKTVQVLLGHSSIQSTAIYLRCVEVNERELGDSIDYLYGELILDGS from the coding sequence ATGGCACGAATCATCCGAGCGGCTGCGTGCAACCCGGGCATACCGGCCGGTTTTCCGATTCTCCTCTCTGATCGAATGGCCATAATCGAACCGGCGTTCTCCTACTTGTTCGAACTGGCGACAATCCCTGGCCGCTCGCACGCAGCGGAAACGGTTCGCACCTACGCTGAGCATCTGCACGATTGGTTCGACAGCCTCGAGCAGTCCGGACTTGAGTGGCAGGCGATCGGCGAAGCCACCATCGCCGCGTATCGAAACCGGATGTTGGAGAATCCCAGCCCACATACCGGCCGACCCTACGCCCGATCCACCGTGAACGACCGCATCCATACGGTTTGTCGCTTCTACAAGTGGGCTCGCGACCGAGGCCGGATCGAGGAACTGCCTTTTCACTTTGTCGATGTACGAGTGTCTGCCGAGCGACGACATTCTTTTCTTGGCCATTTACATACCGGAGCGTTGGTAGTGTCGGCCAACGCGCTGACTGTGTCCGAGCACGAGCGCTTGCCGCGCCCGCTGCGTGTAGACCAACTGCAACTTCTCTTCGCCCGGCTGGCGATGCCTTACCGCCTGATCGCTGAGTGGGCGCTAGTCACTGGAATGCGTCGGAAGGAACTCTGCGGCCTGTCGGTGTTCCAGATACCCGAGACGGCGCACTTTGACGCCGATTACAGGCCCCTGATTGGCGTCGCATTGACCATCACGAAGGGGGATCGGCCGCGCACTGCATATCCGCCGATCCGGTTAGTTGATTGCACGCATCGCTACATCGACGAAATCCGCACGCCGCAGATCCGCGCCCTGTGCCGGCAGCATTCGGACTACCGACCGCCCGATGCCCTTTTCCTGAATAGCCAAGGCGCAGCGATAACTCGCGAGCGAATGTCGGCCGTCTTCAACGAGGCGTTTCGCGCCGCGGGCCTAAGTGGTTCCGTCCATTGGTTACGGCACACCTTCGCCATGACCATGCTGGTAAGGCTACAACGTCAAGCGCTGCTTAAGCCAGACATTAATCCGCTTAAGACAGTACAAGTTTTGCTCGGCCACAGCTCGATCCAGAGCACTGCCATCTACCTGCGCTGCGTTGAGGTCAACGAGCGCGAGTTGGGCGATAGCATCGACTACCTTTACGGCGAGTTGATCCTCGATGGCAGCTAA
- the imuA gene encoding translesion DNA synthesis-associated protein ImuA produces the protein MYPGSGGISLWRGTQLARAHGRTVDTGYAALSAELPGGGWPLGTMTELLLQQPGIGEMRLLGPAMAAVLDKRSIALIAPQQIPNAHGYAFMGIDPGKLMWLKAAKSSDALWGAEQILRAGSCGALVLWQQHIRAESLRRLLLAAQSSEMLFVVMRPLARAQDSSPAPLRFAVRAVAEGVAVELIKRKGPAAPAPIMIKLSPSPNLISEHRRVQRRTVELPVAAVEHAAITE, from the coding sequence ATGTATCCCGGGTCGGGAGGAATAAGTCTTTGGCGAGGGACGCAATTGGCGCGTGCCCATGGGCGTACCGTGGACACGGGTTACGCCGCACTATCAGCCGAGCTGCCTGGCGGCGGCTGGCCGTTGGGAACAATGACCGAGCTGCTTTTACAGCAGCCGGGGATCGGCGAAATGCGTCTGCTGGGTCCTGCCATGGCGGCGGTATTAGATAAGCGCTCGATTGCACTGATCGCCCCGCAGCAGATTCCGAATGCGCACGGTTACGCCTTTATGGGCATTGATCCAGGCAAGCTCATGTGGCTGAAGGCTGCTAAATCGTCCGATGCGCTGTGGGGCGCGGAACAGATCCTCAGAGCAGGCAGCTGCGGTGCCCTCGTGCTCTGGCAGCAACATATCCGCGCCGAGTCGCTCAGGCGCCTGCTGCTGGCAGCACAGAGTTCCGAGATGCTGTTTGTCGTCATGCGGCCGCTGGCGCGGGCCCAGGACTCGTCGCCGGCGCCCCTTAGATTTGCCGTTCGGGCGGTCGCTGAGGGCGTCGCCGTCGAACTGATCAAGCGCAAAGGTCCCGCTGCACCGGCGCCGATTATGATCAAACTTTCTCCATCGCCCAACTTGATCAGCGAGCATCGTCGCGTCCAACGGCGCACGGTCGAACTGCCCGTGGCTGCGGTCGAGCACGCCGCGATCACCGAATAG
- a CDS encoding ParB/RepB/Spo0J family partition protein, giving the protein MHAADQAIAFRLLLEEGRSIDYVAALFSIPALAVQRRLKIANVSPKILDVYRDDGMTTEQIQALALCDDHDKQERLWFEAAQSWLRDPYHLREAIVEEEINVSENPLVAFVTLDAYIAAGGYVRRDLFSESANAGYITDMALLQQLATERLLVIAQDVSAEGWSFVETRVKRDFSELSAYTHITPQARDMTKKEAVQYAKLEKARDKASSALDAYYSDETIDEDDDTRDALEDAARGAQNTCEQFVEALEVWTPEQLASAGAFVLLNHAGKVVIERGYVKRGTATSPAHEGDGQDQPKKAKPVHSDKLCRRLTAHRTAAVQVELAAKPTIALAVLMQRLIPTVFSSLYYYGEETGVHVSATCSHDKLLREADDMEASAAWEEIDAERSKWAAMLPKQRSNLLPWLIEQSDDVMANLFAFCVASTLDSVTGTEAAHPVNALADLLEVDMTKYWTPTESSYLNHVSKARIAEVVSTAVSPEAATPLAAMKKGDAAATAELRLAGTGWLPEVLAKREASDSVADVYQSDEITDPEDEEIPY; this is encoded by the coding sequence ATGCATGCGGCAGACCAGGCGATTGCTTTTCGTTTGTTGCTCGAAGAAGGGCGCAGCATCGACTATGTTGCGGCTTTGTTTTCCATCCCGGCACTTGCTGTTCAGCGCCGCCTGAAGATCGCCAACGTATCGCCCAAGATATTGGACGTGTACCGAGACGATGGCATGACCACCGAGCAGATTCAGGCGCTTGCCTTGTGCGATGACCACGACAAGCAAGAACGCCTCTGGTTCGAAGCGGCGCAATCGTGGTTACGCGATCCGTATCACCTGCGTGAGGCCATTGTTGAAGAAGAAATCAACGTCAGTGAAAATCCATTAGTCGCGTTCGTGACGCTCGACGCATACATCGCCGCTGGCGGATATGTGCGCCGCGACCTGTTCAGCGAGTCCGCAAACGCCGGATACATCACGGATATGGCGTTGCTCCAACAACTGGCCACTGAGCGCCTTCTGGTCATCGCGCAAGACGTATCAGCCGAAGGATGGAGCTTTGTTGAAACACGGGTGAAGCGCGACTTTAGCGAGCTTTCCGCGTACACCCACATCACGCCGCAAGCGCGCGATATGACCAAGAAGGAAGCCGTGCAGTATGCCAAGCTTGAAAAGGCGCGGGACAAGGCGAGCAGCGCCCTCGACGCCTATTACAGCGACGAAACCATCGACGAGGACGACGACACGCGCGATGCGCTTGAGGACGCCGCACGCGGCGCGCAGAACACGTGTGAGCAGTTCGTGGAAGCACTGGAAGTGTGGACGCCCGAGCAACTCGCGAGCGCCGGAGCGTTTGTCTTGCTGAACCACGCCGGTAAGGTGGTGATCGAGCGCGGATATGTGAAGCGAGGCACAGCGACGAGCCCGGCCCATGAAGGCGATGGACAAGATCAACCGAAGAAGGCCAAGCCCGTGCACAGCGACAAACTATGCCGTCGCTTGACGGCTCACCGCACCGCCGCCGTTCAGGTTGAGCTTGCAGCCAAGCCAACCATCGCGTTAGCCGTCCTTATGCAACGGTTGATCCCTACGGTGTTTTCAAGTCTCTACTACTACGGCGAGGAAACCGGCGTACATGTATCGGCCACGTGTTCACACGACAAGCTGCTGCGCGAGGCCGACGACATGGAAGCGAGCGCCGCATGGGAGGAGATCGATGCCGAGCGTAGCAAGTGGGCTGCGATGTTGCCCAAACAGCGCTCGAATCTGCTGCCTTGGTTGATTGAACAAAGCGACGACGTGATGGCAAACCTGTTTGCATTCTGTGTGGCTTCGACGCTCGATAGCGTCACCGGCACCGAAGCCGCGCACCCCGTCAACGCACTCGCTGACTTGCTCGAAGTCGATATGACCAAGTACTGGACGCCGACGGAGAGTAGTTATCTGAACCACGTATCGAAGGCACGAATTGCGGAAGTCGTATCGACGGCGGTTTCCCCTGAAGCCGCTACGCCGCTCGCTGCGATGAAGAAGGGCGATGCCGCAGCGACCGCCGAGCTTCGCCTTGCCGGTACCGGCTGGCTTCCGGAGGTGCTGGCAAAGCGGGAAGCGTCGGACAGTGTTGCCGACGTGTACCAGAGCGATGAAATAACGGACCCGGAAGACGAAGAAATTCCGTATTGA
- a CDS encoding LexA family protein translates to MSRPIPITADAAGSFLIEVLAKVPAGFPSPAQDHTQKRIDLNDVLVLNPIATFLFQVEGDSMIDARIFDGDRLIVDRSIEPVHGRVVLACVDDEFTVKRLYKRSGSFVCMPRTRSIPRSRSSKGRR, encoded by the coding sequence ATGAGCCGCCCGATTCCCATCACCGCCGACGCCGCAGGCTCATTTCTCATCGAAGTGCTGGCGAAGGTGCCCGCAGGCTTTCCCAGTCCGGCGCAGGACCATACGCAAAAGCGCATCGATCTCAATGACGTGCTCGTGCTCAACCCGATCGCTACATTCCTGTTCCAGGTCGAAGGGGACTCGATGATTGATGCCCGGATTTTTGATGGCGACCGGTTGATCGTAGACCGTTCAATCGAGCCGGTGCATGGTCGAGTGGTCCTTGCCTGCGTCGATGATGAGTTCACGGTCAAGCGCTTGTACAAACGCTCGGGGTCGTTCGTCTGCATGCCGCGAACCCGCTCTATCCCCCGATCACGTTCGTCGAAGGGCAGGAGATGA
- a CDS encoding H-NS histone family protein — translation MTDTGYRALLAQREALEKQIEELRNAERSDAIEWIREQMALYEVKPEDLEPRSSRAPRKQSAPVAAKYRDPASGATWSGRGKPPRWIADQDRDKFAITD, via the coding sequence ATGACGGACACTGGATACCGCGCCCTGCTTGCGCAACGTGAAGCACTGGAAAAGCAGATTGAAGAACTGAGAAACGCCGAGCGCAGTGACGCGATCGAATGGATCCGCGAGCAAATGGCCCTATACGAAGTTAAGCCCGAAGACCTCGAGCCACGCAGTAGCCGCGCCCCGCGGAAGCAATCGGCGCCTGTCGCTGCAAAATACCGTGATCCCGCATCAGGCGCGACCTGGAGCGGTCGCGGCAAGCCCCCTCGCTGGATCGCGGACCAGGATCGCGACAAGTTCGCTATCACTGACTGA
- a CDS encoding IS1595 family transposase, with translation MSEFQPTPLAGFDYPRTWNQFEEWFATEDDCARYLQRLRWPDGFACPDCRIKGEPYRSSRGRLICRACRHSCTVTSGTILDKTRTPLKVWLAAAWHITSQKSGMSALGLQRVLGFGSYQTAWTILHRFRRAMVRPGRERLQGIVEVDQSYLAIRDRRVTPVGKGTRGLTTKAIVVIAVEILVPKGFGRIRIQRIEAESGANIVPFVREVVERGSVLRTDGAAIYRDLREEYQHERTVVRNVIPADAIPAHMPLPGVHRVASLLKRWLLGTHQGAVKPAQLEHYLDEFVFRFNRRASRSRGLIFYRLLEQAVQADPITYRQIAKRTSRDA, from the coding sequence GTGAGCGAATTTCAACCTACCCCTCTTGCGGGCTTCGACTACCCTCGGACGTGGAACCAGTTTGAAGAATGGTTTGCCACCGAGGACGACTGCGCGCGTTATCTTCAGCGACTGCGCTGGCCAGATGGATTCGCTTGCCCGGATTGTAGAATTAAGGGTGAACCATATCGAAGTAGCCGCGGACGCCTGATCTGCAGAGCCTGCCGCCATTCGTGCACGGTTACGTCAGGTACGATTTTAGATAAGACACGCACGCCCCTCAAGGTTTGGCTGGCAGCTGCGTGGCATATTACGAGCCAGAAATCAGGCATGAGCGCCTTGGGTTTGCAGCGTGTACTGGGCTTTGGTAGTTACCAAACCGCCTGGACCATTCTGCATCGCTTTCGGCGGGCGATGGTTCGCCCGGGGCGAGAGCGCTTGCAAGGCATCGTCGAAGTAGACCAGAGCTATCTTGCAATTCGTGATCGCCGTGTTACCCCCGTCGGTAAAGGCACGAGGGGGCTGACCACTAAAGCTATCGTGGTGATTGCCGTGGAAATCTTGGTGCCAAAAGGGTTCGGCCGTATCCGTATCCAGCGAATTGAAGCGGAGTCGGGCGCCAACATCGTTCCGTTCGTGAGAGAAGTCGTGGAACGCGGCTCCGTGCTGCGTACGGACGGCGCAGCCATCTACCGGGACCTGCGGGAGGAATATCAGCATGAACGGACGGTGGTCAGAAACGTGATACCGGCGGATGCCATTCCAGCTCACATGCCGCTGCCTGGCGTACATCGGGTGGCTTCGTTGCTCAAGCGCTGGCTCCTCGGTACACATCAAGGAGCAGTTAAGCCGGCCCAGTTGGAACACTATCTCGACGAATTCGTGTTCCGCTTCAACCGACGCGCGTCACGTTCTCGCGGCCTTATTTTCTACCGCTTGCTCGAACAGGCCGTTCAAGCCGACCCGATCACCTACCGTCAGATCGCAAAAAGAACATCTCGCGACGCTTAA
- a CDS encoding LPD29 domain-containing protein translates to MTNYFTCAETAKLIRQSLKEAFPGVKFSVRSSTYSGGASIDVSWTDGPNAAQVESITKGFKAAYFDGSIDYQGSIHHMTDGEQVRFGADYITSSRRYSDAAVERAIASVSRRYAGNFRKAGVTRLTVQQFRSGDLYRIQLPGLHWDGASSVQTMIHQALAKHADRLKVNPSKTAARKFITHGDGYSRSIGAGYSAVSVDV, encoded by the coding sequence ATGACTAATTATTTTACTTGTGCCGAAACCGCCAAGCTTATTCGCCAATCGCTGAAGGAAGCCTTTCCGGGGGTTAAGTTTTCCGTGCGTAGCAGCACCTACAGCGGTGGCGCATCGATAGATGTGAGCTGGACCGATGGCCCGAACGCGGCGCAAGTCGAATCGATCACGAAGGGATTCAAAGCAGCCTATTTCGATGGCTCGATCGACTACCAAGGCTCAATCCACCACATGACGGACGGCGAGCAAGTCCGGTTCGGCGCCGACTACATCACGTCAAGCCGCCGCTATTCGGACGCTGCGGTGGAGCGCGCCATTGCAAGCGTGAGCCGCCGCTACGCCGGCAACTTCAGAAAGGCCGGAGTCACACGTCTCACCGTTCAACAGTTCCGTTCCGGGGACCTGTACCGCATCCAATTGCCTGGGCTTCATTGGGACGGCGCGAGCAGCGTTCAAACCATGATTCACCAGGCACTGGCAAAACACGCGGACCGCCTCAAGGTGAACCCGAGCAAGACGGCCGCGAGGAAGTTCATCACCCACGGCGACGGCTACAGCCGCAGTATTGGAGCCGGGTATTCTGCGGTTTCTGTCGACGTATGA
- a CDS encoding Y-family DNA polymerase, which translates to MMSVIGQYSPVQEIYSIDECFLDLGGFRCDLTTYGLQIRAQVLQWIGIPTCIGIGPTKTLAKMANHIAKKNVGRVWHGVCDIGILTAEERDSIFASVDVGEVWGVGRKIGARLHEMGVETVLQFKRVSPSFIRKQFSVVLERTLLELNSIACYGFEDAGQPQKQVLCSRSFGHVVYTLDELTQAVTQFVATAAERLRRQALHANQVQVFIRTSPFKRDDPQYSRAINVPLVSATSDTLTLVDSALFGLRQIYREGFRYAKAGVLLHELQSTSIEQGELFGRDASRQAKMMVALDAINDKYGRGTLKVGAVEQRRTWHMNQDRRSPAYTSDWAALPIVR; encoded by the coding sequence ATGATGTCAGTGATCGGCCAGTATTCGCCGGTCCAGGAGATCTACTCGATCGATGAATGTTTTCTCGACCTAGGCGGGTTTCGCTGTGACCTGACAACCTATGGCCTTCAGATCCGCGCGCAGGTGCTGCAATGGATTGGCATTCCCACGTGCATCGGCATCGGTCCCACGAAGACGCTCGCGAAAATGGCGAACCACATCGCGAAGAAGAATGTGGGACGCGTCTGGCATGGTGTATGTGACATCGGAATACTGACGGCAGAAGAGCGCGACAGTATCTTTGCGAGCGTGGACGTTGGCGAGGTCTGGGGCGTCGGCCGCAAGATTGGCGCGCGTCTGCATGAGATGGGTGTCGAAACGGTGCTGCAATTCAAACGCGTGAGCCCCTCGTTCATTCGCAAGCAATTTTCCGTAGTGCTCGAGCGGACTCTGCTCGAGCTCAATAGCATCGCGTGCTACGGCTTTGAAGATGCGGGGCAGCCGCAGAAGCAAGTGCTTTGCTCGCGCAGCTTCGGTCATGTCGTCTATACACTCGATGAGCTGACGCAGGCCGTCACGCAATTTGTCGCGACAGCAGCCGAGCGATTGCGTCGTCAAGCGTTGCACGCCAATCAGGTTCAGGTTTTTATTCGCACGAGTCCGTTTAAGCGCGACGACCCGCAGTACAGTCGCGCCATCAATGTTCCGCTCGTTTCAGCGACGTCGGACACCTTGACGCTGGTCGACTCGGCGTTGTTCGGGCTGCGTCAGATCTATCGGGAGGGTTTCCGGTATGCGAAGGCCGGGGTGCTGCTTCACGAGTTGCAATCAACGTCGATTGAGCAAGGCGAGCTCTTCGGTCGCGATGCCAGTCGGCAAGCGAAGATGATGGTTGCACTTGATGCGATCAACGACAAGTACGGACGTGGGACATTGAAGGTCGGCGCGGTTGAGCAGCGTAGAACATGGCACATGAATCAGGACAGGCGCAGTCCCGCCTACACGTCTGACTGGGCAGCGCTTCCCATTGTGCGATAG
- a CDS encoding ParB/Srx family N-terminal domain-containing protein, whose protein sequence is MMDDRSVDVAVAENANGSGAIGAVLETSFAETSIASVPLSRLSVSPLNVRRRALTGIEGLADSILAKGLLQNLVAHPAKGSRGKNPKLCVCAGQRRLAALQLLADQGKINPDMNIPVKVLTEAEAVAASLIENESREPMLGYAPQVSCLFSLSFVCHWESSIWRRSFLNASQGKLALARVTRRFVSLITAGHADRPCC, encoded by the coding sequence ATGATGGATGATCGTTCAGTTGATGTTGCAGTGGCAGAGAATGCGAACGGGTCGGGTGCAATCGGAGCGGTGCTGGAAACAAGTTTTGCTGAAACGTCGATAGCGTCTGTTCCTTTGTCCCGGTTAAGCGTCTCGCCGCTCAACGTGCGCCGTAGAGCGCTAACAGGCATCGAGGGGCTGGCCGACAGCATTTTAGCCAAAGGCTTATTACAGAACTTGGTGGCCCACCCAGCGAAAGGCTCACGCGGCAAGAACCCGAAGCTGTGCGTTTGCGCCGGTCAGCGTCGCCTCGCCGCGCTCCAGTTATTAGCGGATCAAGGCAAGATCAACCCCGACATGAACATCCCCGTCAAGGTGCTGACTGAAGCCGAAGCCGTGGCGGCTTCGCTGATCGAGAACGAGTCCCGCGAACCGATGTTAGGTTACGCGCCTCAAGTGTCCTGCCTGTTCTCCCTGTCATTCGTTTGTCATTGGGAGTCCTCAATCTGGCGAAGGAGTTTCCTTAACGCGAGCCAGGGCAAGCTTGCCCTGGCTCGCGTCACCCGGCGGTTCGTGTCCCTGATAACAGCAGGTCACGCCGACCGTCCTTGTTGTTGA
- a CDS encoding Y-family DNA polymerase encodes MTTFALIDGNNFYVSCERCFRPSLIGKPVVVLSNNDGCAVARSQEAKNLKVGMGQPYFQIRDLERTNGLIALSSNYAL; translated from the coding sequence ATGACCACCTTTGCGCTCATCGACGGTAACAACTTCTACGTCTCGTGCGAACGGTGTTTCAGGCCGTCGCTCATCGGAAAACCTGTCGTCGTACTCAGCAACAATGATGGGTGTGCAGTCGCGAGATCGCAAGAAGCGAAAAATTTGAAAGTGGGAATGGGGCAGCCGTATTTCCAGATTCGCGACCTCGAGCGCACCAACGGACTTATCGCACTCAGCTCAAATTACGCGCTGTAG